From a single Rutidosis leptorrhynchoides isolate AG116_Rl617_1_P2 chromosome 5, CSIRO_AGI_Rlap_v1, whole genome shotgun sequence genomic region:
- the LOC139849231 gene encoding inactive glucose-1-phosphate adenylyltransferase small subunit 2, chloroplastic-like, translated as MSIFTFQTSINLKQKHHNPPNYKPPLKKFLSTFFIKNSYKSECQFLPFIPASQSVAAVVFGQTSPQSRLYPLTKRRSEGAVPIAGSYRLIDAVISNCINSNISKIYALTQFNSTSLNSHLSRAYSGGLLTNREFLEVIAAYQSPEDDNWFQGTADAMRRCLWVLEQHPAVDFLVLPGNHLYKMDYQKLIEAHRNNKADVTVAVLDKQRNYNTSFGSFNVDFGNRVIGFKDEPNLIDITALSINNGFNEKLSSMGIYVMNRHVMIKLLQESFPTANDLKNEVIPGAISLGLKVHAYRFDGYWEDMRSIEAYYKANMDSTKKTNINYNFYDRDFPVYTLPRHLPPSLVGDAVITDSVIGDGCILNRCSIRSSIIGPRTRVGDGAVIEDSVIIGSDIYQSEPERRTGGENLKHMSVPIGIGEGSFIKKTIIDKNAKIGKNVKIINRDNVQEANNESDGYVITSGIVVIMRGAVLPDESIL; from the exons ATGTCAATATTCACTTTTCAGACCTCTATCAATCTAAAACAAAAACATCATAACCCACCCAATTATAAACCACCGTTAAAAAAGTTCTTATCAACATTCTTTATTAAAAATTCTTACAAGTCTGAATGCCAGTTCTTGCCTTTTATACCAGCAAGCCAG AGTGTTGCGGCAGTGGTGTTTGGACAGACGTCGCCACAGTCGAGATTGTATCCATTAACAAAGAGAAGATCAGAAGGTGCAGTTCCTATAGCAGGAAGTTATAGGCTTATTGATGCAGTTATAAGCAACTGCATCAATAGTAATATATCAAAGATATATGCTCTTACACAGTTTAACTCCACTTCTTTAAACTCGCATCTCTCAAGAGCGTACTCTGGTGGATTATTAACAAACCGTGAATTTCTTGAAGTCATTGCAGCATATCAAAGTCCAGAAGACGATAATTGGTTCCAG GGAACTGCAGATGCAATGAGAAGATGTTTATGGGTATTAGAACAGCATCCAGCAGTTGATTTTTTGGTACTTCCAGGAAACCATCTTTacaaaatggattatcaaaaactAATAGAAGCACACAGGAACAATAAAGCTGATGTAACTGTTGCAGTTTTGGATAAACAGAGAAATTACAACACAAGTTTTGGTAGTTTCAATGTAGATTTTGGAAACCGAGTTATTGGGTTTAAAGATGAACCAAATTTGATAGATATTACGGCGTTATCA attaATAATGGTTTTAATGAAAAGCTTTCAAGTATGGGGATTTATGTCATGAACAGACATGTTATGATAAAGCTTTTACAAGAATCATTCCCTACAGCAAATGATTTGAAGAATGAAGTAATACCAGGTGCTATATCTTTAGGATTAAAG GTCCACGCTTATCGGTTTGATGGATACTGGGAGGACATGAGAAGCATTGAAGCGTATTACAAAGCGAATATGGACAGCACAAAAAAAACTAATATCAACTATAA CTTTTACGATAGAGATTTTCCGGTTTACACTTTGCCACGTCATCTGCCTCCTTCTCTAGTTGGTGATGCTGTCATCACAGATAGCGTCATCGGTGATGGCTGCATTTTAAAT AGATGCAGCATCAGAAGTTCGATTATTGGTCCACGAACAAGAGTTGGAGATGGAGCTGTAATTGAAGATTCAGTTATCATAGGATCCGATATTTACCAG AGTGAGCCTGAGCGGAGGACTGGTGGCGAAAATCTAAAACACATGAGCGTTCCAATTGGCATAGGAGAAGGTTCGTTCATTAAGAAAACGATAATTGACAAGAACGCAAAGATTGGCAAAAATGTTAAG ATTATAAACAGGGACAATGTGCAAGAAGCGAACAATGAAAGCGATGGCTACGTTATCACATCAGGCATAGTTGTTATCATGCGTGGCGCAGTGTTACCGGATGAAAGTATCTTATAA